One Edaphobacter flagellatus genomic region harbors:
- the lpxK gene encoding tetraacyldisaccharide 4'-kinase has product MSARRPWLVPLAPLYGAVVTTKRKLYRWGWLKQNRLPAPVVSIGSVSAGGAGKTPFVAMLAEVLHRKGYSVSILTRGYGRTSELTERVEPYDDPEWHGDEPVLLAQRSTAPVFAGADRYEAGLLAEKVEPGEGRTAVHLLDDGFQHLRLARNVDIVLLTLEDTKDMLLPAGNLREPIRTVAEADVVVVRDEEAAALKDVLDSLREKGHRFATWTIRRTLNLHEDVESPLPTMPLAFCGIARPDNFTKMLTSSRYEPAKTVAFADHHPYTESDVAQLIEDAKRIGANGFVTTEKDAVKISPEMRRQLEYIGRLVVAQLRVELVGEKEALTQLVTMVGGLDRRKNRA; this is encoded by the coding sequence ATGAGCGCGAGACGTCCATGGTTGGTTCCGCTGGCCCCGTTATATGGGGCGGTGGTTACGACGAAGCGAAAGCTGTATCGATGGGGCTGGCTGAAGCAGAATCGTCTGCCTGCACCGGTGGTAAGCATCGGCAGTGTTTCAGCCGGAGGTGCGGGTAAGACGCCGTTTGTTGCCATGCTGGCCGAGGTGTTGCATCGAAAGGGTTACTCCGTCAGCATTCTGACCCGCGGGTATGGGAGGACATCGGAGCTGACAGAGCGCGTGGAGCCGTACGACGACCCGGAGTGGCATGGCGATGAGCCTGTGCTGCTGGCGCAGCGTTCGACCGCTCCTGTATTTGCGGGAGCCGACCGGTATGAGGCAGGACTGCTGGCAGAGAAGGTAGAGCCTGGCGAAGGCCGGACGGCCGTTCATCTGCTGGACGATGGCTTTCAGCATCTTCGGCTGGCACGCAACGTGGATATTGTGCTGCTGACGCTGGAGGACACGAAGGATATGCTGCTGCCTGCCGGCAATCTGCGAGAACCGATCCGCACAGTGGCCGAAGCGGATGTGGTTGTTGTGCGCGACGAGGAAGCTGCTGCGCTTAAGGATGTTCTGGACTCACTGCGCGAGAAGGGACACCGTTTTGCTACATGGACGATACGGCGAACGCTAAATCTGCATGAAGACGTGGAGAGCCCGCTGCCGACCATGCCGCTGGCTTTCTGCGGTATTGCCAGGCCGGATAATTTTACGAAGATGTTGACCTCGTCACGATACGAACCAGCCAAAACGGTAGCCTTCGCCGATCACCATCCCTATACCGAGAGTGATGTGGCGCAACTGATCGAAGATGCGAAGCGGATTGGCGCAAATGGATTTGTAACAACGGAAAAAGACGCCGTAAAGATCTCGCCTGAGATGCGCAGGCAACTGGAGTACATTGGGCGGCTTGTCGTTGCGCAGTTGAGGGTAGAGCTAGTTGGGGAGAAGGAGGCCCTAACACAGCTGGTGACGATGGTGGGCGGATTGGACCGGCGCAAGAACCGCGCGTGA
- a CDS encoding 3-deoxy-D-manno-octulosonic acid transferase yields MLIVGAPWWLARMATSGRYRAGLAGRLGILPAGLAESVRGRKVIWLHAVSVGEAMAASELIRELRAALPGWVIAVSTTTETGQKLARERFGKTAGGGEVSPVFYLPLDFAFVVRRYLHLLNPGLLILMESELWPNLMNECVRGGVPVAVVNARVSDRSLPRYLRLRWLWRPLLENVSLFLAQSEENAVRLKQIGAPADRVRVSGNLKYDVKAVSETAMTSLIRKRLLEGEKVLVVGSTLDGEETVLLEAWRQVVKVVPDAVMVLAPRRPERFAAVAALVGASETVVRASVLKENVNPIEPGSVILLDTIGDLASVYSLGVAAFVGGSLVPAGGHNPLEPARFGVPVVMGSSSENFREIVESMRAANAIRIVDAGDLANALIALLTETAAAQAMGERGREVFDAQAGATKRTVEALLELMEQHAA; encoded by the coding sequence GTGCTGATTGTTGGCGCTCCTTGGTGGCTGGCACGGATGGCAACCAGCGGAAGATATCGTGCGGGGCTTGCCGGGAGGCTGGGAATATTGCCAGCCGGGTTGGCAGAGTCGGTGCGGGGACGGAAAGTGATCTGGCTACACGCCGTCTCTGTTGGCGAGGCTATGGCCGCAAGTGAACTCATACGAGAACTTCGGGCAGCGCTGCCGGGTTGGGTGATAGCTGTCTCCACTACAACTGAGACGGGCCAGAAGCTGGCGCGTGAGCGGTTCGGAAAGACTGCTGGAGGTGGCGAGGTTTCACCGGTTTTTTATCTTCCTCTGGATTTTGCGTTTGTCGTGCGAAGATATCTTCACCTCCTCAATCCTGGGCTACTCATCCTGATGGAAAGTGAGCTTTGGCCGAACTTGATGAATGAGTGCGTGCGAGGCGGTGTGCCGGTGGCGGTAGTGAATGCGCGGGTGTCGGACCGGTCACTGCCGCGCTATCTGCGACTGCGTTGGCTGTGGCGTCCGCTGCTGGAAAACGTCTCCCTGTTTCTAGCACAAAGCGAAGAGAACGCCGTCAGGCTGAAACAGATTGGTGCGCCAGCAGATAGAGTCCGCGTCAGTGGAAATCTGAAGTATGACGTCAAAGCGGTGAGCGAGACGGCCATGACATCGCTGATTCGCAAACGTCTCCTTGAAGGAGAGAAAGTACTGGTCGTAGGAAGTACTCTGGATGGCGAAGAGACTGTCTTGTTGGAAGCGTGGCGGCAGGTGGTCAAGGTCGTGCCGGATGCTGTGATGGTGCTGGCCCCTCGGCGCCCTGAACGATTTGCTGCGGTCGCAGCTCTGGTGGGAGCGAGCGAGACGGTTGTTCGCGCAAGTGTGCTGAAAGAAAACGTGAATCCGATTGAGCCGGGGAGCGTCATCCTGCTGGATACGATTGGCGACCTCGCCTCGGTGTACTCGTTGGGAGTAGCGGCCTTTGTAGGAGGAAGTCTTGTGCCCGCGGGGGGGCACAATCCGCTGGAGCCCGCACGATTTGGCGTCCCCGTGGTGATGGGATCATCAAGCGAGAACTTCCGCGAAATCGTGGAGTCGATGCGTGCTGCCAATGCCATACGGATTGTCGATGCAGGAGATCTGGCGAACGCGTTGATAGCTTTGTTGACCGAGACTGCAGCAGCGCAGGCGATGGGCGAACGTGGACGCGAGGTATTTGACGCACAGGCTGGAGCCACAAAGCGAACGGTGGAAGCTCTGCTGGAACTGATGGAGCAGCACGCAGCATGA
- a CDS encoding GNAT family N-acetyltransferase: MPETNITPLTIREASPEDVPEMLAFIRELAEYEREPEAAVATAEDLLRDGFGPQPVFQCLIAEWTEDNVTKPAGMALYFHFYSTWRGNAGIHLEDLFVRPQFRRKGIARALFARLAQISLSRGDRFQWHVLDWNQMAIDFYQQMGAHMLDEWRIMRIDGEALKALAASRT; encoded by the coding sequence ATGCCCGAAACGAATATCACTCCGCTGACCATCCGCGAAGCCTCACCTGAGGACGTGCCTGAGATGCTGGCCTTCATCCGTGAGCTAGCCGAGTACGAACGCGAGCCCGAGGCTGCTGTCGCAACTGCTGAAGATCTTCTACGAGACGGCTTTGGGCCGCAGCCCGTCTTCCAATGCCTCATTGCCGAGTGGACTGAAGACAACGTAACCAAACCTGCCGGCATGGCCCTCTACTTTCACTTCTACTCCACGTGGCGGGGCAATGCCGGTATCCACCTCGAAGATCTCTTCGTCCGTCCGCAGTTTCGCCGCAAAGGGATCGCCCGAGCCCTCTTCGCCCGCCTGGCACAGATCTCCCTCTCTCGCGGAGACCGTTTCCAGTGGCATGTTCTCGACTGGAACCAGATGGCCATCGACTTCTACCAGCAGATGGGGGCGCACATGCTCGACGAGTGGCGCATCATGCGCATCGACGGTGAAGCTCTCAAAGCCCTCGCCGCCTCTCGCACTTAA
- the trmFO gene encoding methylenetetrahydrofolate--tRNA-(uracil(54)-C(5))-methyltransferase (FADH(2)-oxidizing) TrmFO gives MKKIKVIGGGLAGPEAALHVASFGCDVTLYEMRPARSTEAHETSNFAELVCSNSLKSESENSAPWLLKQEMRRANSFLLAAADASAVPAGHALAVDRIEFSARVHQLIDDHPRITVVREEVTQLDESDPDTITVLASGPLTSPPLVAELQRLTGSAQLAFYDSIAPIVDASSIDMDKVYFAARWDKGTADYINCPFTKEEYEAFLEALTKAETVPAKEWEQIPTDIPQPAANQVPKYFEGCLPIEETARRGRDTLRFGPMKPAGLTNPKTGKWPYAVVQLRQENLRADSYNLVGFQNHLKYGEQARVLRMIPGLENAKFLRYGQIHRNTYVNAPVVLTETLQLKQHPNILIAGQLSGVEGYTESIASGLLAGRYAAALAQGRTPAPAPRITANGSLSHYITHSEAKNFQPANITFDLLLPLEEELRKKIRDKKERHRIQCEHALDAWNEWLALG, from the coding sequence ATGAAGAAGATTAAAGTTATCGGCGGAGGACTCGCTGGTCCCGAAGCCGCCCTCCATGTTGCCTCCTTCGGTTGCGATGTTACCCTCTACGAGATGCGCCCCGCGCGCTCCACCGAGGCGCACGAGACGTCCAACTTCGCCGAGCTCGTCTGCTCCAACTCCCTTAAATCTGAGTCCGAAAACTCTGCCCCCTGGCTTCTCAAGCAGGAGATGCGCCGCGCCAACTCCTTCCTCCTCGCTGCAGCCGATGCCTCCGCCGTTCCCGCTGGCCATGCTCTTGCCGTCGACCGCATCGAATTCTCCGCCCGCGTCCACCAACTCATCGACGACCATCCGCGCATCACCGTCGTTCGCGAAGAAGTCACGCAGCTGGACGAGTCCGATCCGGACACCATCACCGTCCTCGCGAGCGGTCCGCTCACCTCGCCTCCGCTCGTCGCCGAGCTACAGCGACTCACCGGTTCTGCTCAGCTTGCCTTCTACGACTCCATTGCCCCGATCGTTGACGCCAGCTCCATTGATATGGACAAGGTCTACTTCGCCGCCCGCTGGGACAAAGGTACCGCCGACTACATCAACTGTCCCTTCACCAAAGAAGAGTACGAGGCCTTTCTGGAAGCCCTCACTAAGGCCGAGACCGTCCCTGCCAAAGAATGGGAGCAAATTCCTACGGACATACCGCAACCTGCGGCCAACCAGGTACCCAAATACTTCGAAGGCTGCCTCCCTATTGAAGAAACCGCACGCCGAGGCCGCGATACCCTTCGCTTCGGTCCCATGAAGCCCGCCGGCCTCACCAACCCAAAAACAGGGAAGTGGCCCTATGCCGTTGTCCAACTGCGGCAGGAAAATCTTCGTGCCGACTCCTATAACCTGGTCGGTTTCCAGAACCATCTCAAGTATGGCGAACAGGCTCGCGTCCTCCGCATGATTCCTGGCCTTGAGAATGCAAAGTTTCTCCGCTACGGCCAGATCCACCGCAACACCTACGTCAATGCACCTGTGGTGCTCACCGAAACTCTGCAACTCAAGCAGCACCCCAATATACTCATCGCTGGCCAACTCTCCGGAGTCGAGGGCTACACGGAATCCATCGCCTCGGGCCTGCTCGCTGGGCGCTACGCCGCCGCTCTTGCCCAGGGCCGCACACCCGCACCAGCACCACGTATTACGGCGAATGGAAGCCTTTCCCACTACATCACCCACAGCGAGGCTAAAAACTTTCAGCCTGCCAACATCACGTTTGACTTGTTGCTCCCACTCGAAGAAGAGTTACGCAAAAAAATCCGCGACAAAAAAGAACGTCACCGTATTCAATGCGAACACGCGCTTGATGCCTGGAATGAGTGGTTGGCGCTTGGATAA
- a CDS encoding alpha/beta hydrolase family protein produces the protein MLELLGKTRTPVSAAIAPNGKMVAWSVRSGRSEQIHLTELETGNDKLLETGPADGCSSSTPTWSPDGESLAYISDCGAEPKGQGQIFLWSKKTGMSKQLTHLTGAITSPAWSPDGKSIAFLFVENATRAAGALAAMKPWAGVVGEDGVEVQRVNSVDLATGAVNWLTPQNLHVYEFAWAPSSAGITFVAANPPGENNWWVAKLYTADIRRSIAQSHSNLQDHVTEEIHMILAPSEVSGLLHGLQIALPRWSPDGRQIAFIGGLMSDQGSTGGDIWVVPSTGGEPKNLTPERKATPAYFVWIDDNTLGISEHIGGSSRLTDFDLRTGKDSGDGVTFPESIGSGTAVMSVSTAKNGDIAIIRSSFEHAPEVWAGPDAHLKQITHLNDGLKPLWGKTENVEWTNEDFHVQGWLLYPANYDPDKKYPLIVNVHGGPSSAVSPRWPGVGYGGVPFSGLGYFVFMPNPRGSYGQGERFTQANIKDFGHGDLRDITSGMDTIEARLPIDKAREGLTGWSYGGFMTMFAVTQTTRFRAAVAGAGISNWKSYYGENSIDQWMIPFFGASVYDDPEVYAKSSAIQFIKKVKTPTLVVVGDRDGECPAPQSFEFWHALRAEGVKTQLVVYPNEGHAFRSPEHRRDVLERALNWFETQMPAR, from the coding sequence ATGTTGGAGCTACTGGGCAAGACAAGGACGCCGGTTTCAGCAGCCATCGCTCCAAATGGAAAGATGGTGGCCTGGTCGGTCCGCAGCGGGCGGAGCGAGCAGATTCACCTGACGGAGCTGGAAACCGGTAACGACAAGTTGCTGGAAACGGGTCCAGCGGACGGGTGTAGCAGCTCTACTCCGACGTGGTCACCAGATGGAGAGTCACTGGCCTATATCTCGGACTGCGGCGCGGAGCCAAAGGGACAAGGGCAGATCTTTTTGTGGTCGAAGAAGACGGGGATGTCAAAACAACTGACGCACTTGACGGGTGCGATCACTTCTCCAGCGTGGTCGCCGGATGGGAAGTCGATTGCGTTTCTGTTTGTGGAAAACGCGACGCGTGCGGCAGGCGCTCTGGCAGCGATGAAGCCGTGGGCCGGAGTGGTTGGTGAGGATGGAGTTGAGGTGCAACGGGTCAACTCGGTCGATCTGGCTACAGGTGCTGTGAATTGGCTTACACCGCAGAACCTGCACGTGTACGAGTTTGCCTGGGCGCCTTCATCCGCTGGAATTACTTTTGTCGCAGCGAATCCCCCGGGAGAAAACAACTGGTGGGTGGCGAAGCTTTATACCGCAGACATCCGCCGAAGCATTGCCCAAAGCCATAGCAACCTGCAGGATCACGTGACGGAAGAAATCCACATGATTCTTGCTCCGTCTGAGGTTTCTGGTCTGCTGCACGGCTTACAGATCGCGCTTCCACGCTGGTCCCCCGATGGAAGGCAGATCGCGTTTATTGGCGGATTGATGAGCGATCAGGGATCGACGGGCGGAGACATATGGGTTGTTCCATCTACTGGGGGCGAGCCGAAGAACCTGACGCCTGAACGCAAGGCCACACCTGCTTACTTTGTGTGGATCGACGACAATACGCTCGGCATCTCGGAGCACATTGGCGGATCGAGCCGCCTGACCGATTTCGACCTGAGAACCGGCAAAGATAGCGGGGATGGCGTGACCTTTCCTGAGTCGATTGGTTCGGGCACGGCAGTGATGAGTGTCTCGACAGCGAAGAATGGCGATATTGCCATCATTCGAAGCTCGTTTGAGCATGCGCCAGAGGTTTGGGCGGGGCCGGATGCACATCTGAAGCAAATTACTCATCTGAACGATGGGTTGAAGCCGTTATGGGGTAAGACGGAGAACGTGGAGTGGACGAACGAAGACTTCCACGTGCAGGGCTGGCTGTTGTACCCGGCTAACTATGATCCGGATAAAAAATATCCTCTGATTGTGAATGTGCATGGAGGACCTTCGTCGGCTGTGTCACCGAGGTGGCCAGGCGTTGGGTATGGCGGGGTTCCGTTCTCGGGGCTCGGTTACTTTGTGTTTATGCCGAATCCGCGGGGCAGCTATGGACAGGGAGAAAGGTTTACGCAGGCCAATATCAAGGACTTCGGCCATGGCGACCTGCGTGACATTACGAGCGGGATGGACACGATCGAGGCTCGGCTGCCAATCGACAAAGCTCGCGAGGGCCTGACTGGATGGAGCTATGGCGGGTTTATGACCATGTTTGCCGTAACGCAGACGACTCGTTTTCGGGCAGCGGTGGCCGGGGCTGGTATCAGCAACTGGAAAAGTTACTACGGAGAAAACTCGATTGACCAGTGGATGATTCCATTCTTCGGAGCAAGCGTGTATGACGATCCGGAGGTGTATGCAAAGAGTTCGGCGATTCAGTTCATCAAGAAGGTGAAAACGCCAACGTTGGTAGTGGTAGGGGACCGCGACGGCGAGTGTCCGGCGCCACAGAGCTTCGAATTCTGGCATGCGTTGCGGGCTGAGGGTGTGAAGACGCAGCTGGTGGTATATCCGAATGAGGGGCACGCGTTTCGGTCGCCCGAACACCGGAGGGACGTGCTGGAGAGGGCGCTGAACTGGTTTGAGACGCAGATGCCCGCCAGATAA
- the nusB gene encoding transcription antitermination factor NusB yields the protein MGTRRKSRELAMQMLFQGDLGKQTPEQVDKLFWASRDDVDDDTRAFAEDIYRVATTRQPEIDKLIEAHAQNWRLERMAVVDRNLIRAAVAEMLGSPNTPAAIIINESLEVARRYAAPESIHFLNGVLDAIARDLLKQRLA from the coding sequence ATGGGCACGCGACGCAAATCCCGCGAGCTGGCGATGCAGATGCTCTTTCAGGGCGACCTGGGCAAACAAACTCCTGAGCAGGTAGATAAGCTGTTCTGGGCCTCCCGCGACGACGTCGATGACGATACGCGCGCCTTCGCCGAGGATATCTATCGTGTCGCCACCACACGACAGCCGGAGATCGACAAGCTCATCGAGGCACACGCGCAGAATTGGCGTCTCGAGCGCATGGCGGTCGTCGACCGCAACCTCATCCGCGCAGCAGTAGCCGAAATGCTTGGCAGCCCGAACACGCCAGCAGCCATCATCATCAATGAGTCACTTGAGGTTGCCCGTCGCTATGCAGCGCCTGAGTCCATACACTTTCTTAACGGCGTACTCGATGCCATTGCCCGAGATCTGCTAAAACAGCGTCTCGCATAA
- the ribH gene encoding 6,7-dimethyl-8-ribityllumazine synthase translates to MIKGITLVREVASADAHDKLSQLLLSLGFEQGKGWDDGTGRGVALLAPLGNLELITGRPPAVPSILIEVFNLDAIHSAVHQWMLANYRSEDVASLLGSPELTHWNSRLFTVKLTDGNTDGLVLGFWQSENPLHGKPAAIEGDLSAAGMRFAIVTARWNAVITDRLLQGSLDALHRSGAAKADIEIVRVPGAWEVPSAARTLAETKRFDAIITLGCLIRGETAHYEAIYNEVARGIGQSQQDTGIPHAFGVLTCETLEQALDRAGIKAGNKGFEAAIAAIEMVSIQRKIKAEDSK, encoded by the coding sequence ATGATCAAAGGAATAACTCTGGTCCGTGAGGTGGCCTCCGCGGATGCACACGATAAGCTGAGCCAGCTCCTGCTCTCACTGGGCTTTGAGCAGGGCAAGGGCTGGGACGATGGTACAGGCCGGGGTGTCGCCCTGCTGGCCCCGCTCGGCAACCTGGAGTTGATCACGGGCCGTCCGCCGGCCGTTCCTTCCATTCTGATTGAGGTCTTCAACCTTGATGCCATCCACTCGGCCGTGCACCAGTGGATGCTGGCCAACTATCGCAGCGAGGACGTGGCCTCGCTCCTGGGCTCACCCGAGTTGACCCACTGGAACAGCCGTCTCTTCACGGTAAAACTTACCGACGGCAACACCGACGGTCTTGTGCTCGGCTTCTGGCAGTCCGAGAACCCCCTGCATGGCAAGCCTGCAGCGATCGAAGGCGATCTTTCTGCCGCTGGCATGCGCTTTGCCATCGTTACCGCCCGCTGGAATGCTGTCATTACCGATCGGCTGCTGCAGGGCTCCCTCGACGCTCTTCATCGTAGCGGAGCAGCAAAGGCCGACATTGAGATCGTCCGCGTTCCTGGCGCATGGGAAGTCCCCTCCGCAGCCCGCACGCTCGCTGAGACGAAGCGCTTCGACGCCATCATCACGCTCGGCTGCCTGATTCGTGGTGAAACAGCCCACTATGAAGCCATCTACAACGAAGTCGCCCGCGGCATTGGTCAGTCACAACAGGATACCGGCATCCCGCATGCCTTCGGTGTGCTTACCTGCGAGACGCTTGAGCAGGCACTCGATCGCGCCGGCATCAAGGCCGGCAACAAAGGTTTTGAGGCTGCCATCGCCGCCATCGAAATGGTTTCCATCCAGAGAAAGATCAAAGCGGAGGACAGCAAGTAA
- a CDS encoding enoyl-CoA hydratase/isomerase family protein — MEATKSTESVVCEVSDHIATVRINRPHVLNALNAQVFDHLRDLFMVLAKDPSVRVILLTGEGAKAFAAGADIKELTTTNRVTGRALSRKGTNIFRQIETCGKPVIALINGFALGGGCELAMACTMRIASENATLGQPEVKLGLIPGYGGTQRLPRLVGSSAALKLLLTGEIISAQEALRIGLVDEVVAVDQLLERGQELARAILSMAPLAVTGCLEAVYRGAERDLENALRIETGIFGRLCGTADKAEGTKAFLEKRHPVWSGR, encoded by the coding sequence ATGGAAGCGACAAAGAGCACGGAATCGGTAGTCTGCGAGGTAAGCGATCATATTGCCACTGTCCGAATCAATCGTCCGCACGTGCTGAATGCGCTCAATGCGCAGGTTTTCGATCATCTCCGCGATCTTTTTATGGTTCTGGCGAAGGACCCTTCGGTCCGTGTCATCCTGCTAACCGGCGAAGGAGCTAAGGCCTTTGCTGCTGGAGCCGATATTAAGGAGCTGACAACGACAAACCGGGTCACTGGGCGTGCTCTGTCCCGCAAGGGGACGAATATTTTTCGTCAGATCGAGACGTGTGGGAAACCAGTGATCGCCCTGATCAATGGATTTGCCCTGGGCGGGGGCTGCGAGCTGGCGATGGCGTGCACGATGCGTATTGCTTCGGAGAACGCGACGCTGGGACAGCCGGAGGTGAAGTTGGGACTAATCCCCGGCTATGGCGGCACACAGCGGCTGCCTCGGCTTGTGGGCTCATCGGCAGCATTGAAACTGCTGCTTACGGGCGAGATTATTTCTGCGCAGGAGGCATTGAGGATTGGCCTCGTCGATGAGGTCGTCGCGGTAGACCAGTTGCTGGAACGAGGCCAGGAGCTGGCGCGGGCGATTCTGTCAATGGCCCCGCTGGCGGTTACAGGCTGTCTGGAGGCCGTATACCGGGGAGCCGAGCGTGATCTTGAGAATGCGCTGCGGATCGAGACGGGAATCTTTGGCCGTCTCTGTGGGACGGCAGACAAAGCGGAGGGGACAAAGGCCTTTCTTGAGAA